From the genome of Caretta caretta isolate rCarCar2 chromosome 27, rCarCar1.hap1, whole genome shotgun sequence, one region includes:
- the LOC125626827 gene encoding uncharacterized protein LOC125626827 isoform X1 produces the protein MSGGVTDLQALQSHLQAMEQGTGDGKQPDDHPLYKLSEPGLDGAALCSPDFQQPQELELQESRGHAPPECTSAQSHGALSSLGRPSHSLLCVEEEVKNRKRPRLSNGPEASPSLVSHFRRALSGPQPQGPSPFGHILQSNSLDLHSRRPQDGLPHTRTLDNPRATHSGASVLYRPSPEPLESPSLNYGLEDCCPWSGRAPSGGSSISSQASKVTGLYAELVKELELQMAELRNLLASREEAAMWQERRIKELELENQQLKSQLRNLEEQNDLLSSRNGAGAAAARTVLRSGNSCVDINESNIQFLKGLVGLLESNTALQANGLQPFSSPNMGEQRCTPAEVPKSPPVWRMRAGVPSSFPPWISTEDSSGSPVTLSDATCLWEENVQDMLPDGTPVWASPVEENGRPKLELIPNSGVYITHNQLDDLSQVSTDKPKLMTRRLLDYFFSRETLARSSATGQRIAHNNTTMEKPIRLPVAVVNAIKEYVTKVCGKSCNFNAVINSKCGTSRRAVKKMIIKME, from the exons ATGTCTGGTGGTGTAACTGACCTGCAAGCTCTGCAGAGCCACCTCCAGGCCATGGAGCAAGGGACAGGAGATGGCAAGCAGCCAGACGATCACCCACTGTACAAACTATCTGAGCCTGGGCTGGACGGTGCTGCTCTCTGCAGCCCTGACTTCCAGCAGCCCCAGGAGCTGGAGCTCCAGGAGTCCCGAGGACATGCCCCCCCAGAATGTACCAG CGCCCAATCCCATGGAGCCCTGAGCAGCCTTGGGAGGCCCAGCCACTCTCTGCTGTGCGTGGAAGAGGAGGTCAAGAACCGGAAAAGACCCAGGCTCTCCAATGGACCCGAGGCCAGTCCTAGCCTTGTCTCTCACTTCCGTCGTGCGCTGAGCGGGCCACAGCCCCAGGGCCCATCCCCCTTTGGACACATCCTTCAGAGCAATAGCCTGGATCTCCACAGCAGACGTCCCCAGGACGGGCTGCCACACACCAGGACTCTGGACAATCCCAGAGCCACGCATTCTGGGGCCTCGGTGCTCTacaggcccagcccagagccactgGAGTCTCCATCCCTGAATTACGGACTCGAGGATTGCTGCCCATGGAGCGGCCGAGCTCCCTCAGGAGGCAGCAGCATTAGCAGCCAAGCGAGCAAGGTGACGGGTCTATACGCCGAGCTGGTcaaggagctggagctgcagatGGCCGAGCTGCGGAATCTCCTCGCCTCTCGGGAAGAGGCCGCCATGTGGCAGGAGAGGAGGAtcaaggagctggagctggagaaccagcagctgaagagccagctgcgGAACCTAGAGGAGCAGAACGACCTCCTCTCCAGCAGGaacggggcaggggcagcggcagCCAGGACAGTGCTGCGGTCCGGAAACAGCTGTGTTG ACATCAACGAGAGCAACATCCAGTTCCTGAAGGGCCTGGTGGGGCTGCTGGAGAGCAACACGGCGTTGCAG GCCAATGGCCTCCAGCCATTCTCCTCTCCCAATATGGGGGAGCAGAGGTGCACCCCAGCTGAGGTCCCCAAAAGCCCCCCGGTCTGGAGGATGCGAGCTGGGGTCCCAAGCAGCTTCCCACCCTGGATCAGCACAGAGGACAGCTCGGGGAGCCCCGTCACGCTCAGTGATGCCACCTGCTTATGGGAGGAGAACGTACAAGATATGCTGCCCGATGGCACCCCAGTGTGGGCATCACCTGTGGAG GAGAATGGGAGGCCCAAGCTGGAGCTGATCCCCAACTCGGGGGTCTACATCACCCACAACCAGCTGGACGACCTCTCGCAGGTTTCCACCGACAAGCCCAAGCTGATGACCAGGCGCCTGCTGGATTACTTCTTCTCCCGGGAGACGCTCGCCAGATCTTCGGCCACCGGCCAGCGCATTGCCCACAACAACACGACCATGGAGAAACCCATCCGCCTGCCGGTCGCTGTGGTAAATGCTATCAAAG aGTACGTCACCAAAGTGTGCGGCAAGAGCTGCAACTTCAACGCCGTGATCAACAGCAAGTGTGGCACCTCCCGGAGGGCGGTCAAAAAAATGATCATCAAAATGGAGTAG
- the LOC125626827 gene encoding uncharacterized protein LOC125626827 isoform X2, with product MSGGVTDLQALQSHLQAMEQGTGDGKQPDDHPLYKLSEPGLDGAALCSPDFQQPQELELQESRGHAPPECTSAQSHGALSSLGRPSHSLLCVEEEVKNRKRPRLSNGPEASPSLVSHFRRALSGPQPQGPSPFGHILQSNSLDLHSRRPQDGLPHTRTLDNPRATHSGASVLYRPSPEPLESPSLNYGLEDCCPWSGRAPSGGSSISSQASKVTGLYAELVKELELQMAELRNLLASREEAAMWQERRIKELELENQQLKSQLRNLEEQNDLLSSRNGAGAAAARTVLRSGNSCVDINESNIQFLKGLVGLLESNTALQANGLQPFSSPNMGEQRCTPAEVPKSPPVWRMRAGVPSSFPPWISTEDSSGSPVTLSDATCLWEENVQDMLPDGTPVWASPVEENGRPKLELIPNSGVYITHNQLDDLSQVSTDKPKLMTRRLLDYFFSRETLARSSATGQRIAHNNTTMEKPIRLPVAVSTSPKCAARAATSTP from the exons ATGTCTGGTGGTGTAACTGACCTGCAAGCTCTGCAGAGCCACCTCCAGGCCATGGAGCAAGGGACAGGAGATGGCAAGCAGCCAGACGATCACCCACTGTACAAACTATCTGAGCCTGGGCTGGACGGTGCTGCTCTCTGCAGCCCTGACTTCCAGCAGCCCCAGGAGCTGGAGCTCCAGGAGTCCCGAGGACATGCCCCCCCAGAATGTACCAG CGCCCAATCCCATGGAGCCCTGAGCAGCCTTGGGAGGCCCAGCCACTCTCTGCTGTGCGTGGAAGAGGAGGTCAAGAACCGGAAAAGACCCAGGCTCTCCAATGGACCCGAGGCCAGTCCTAGCCTTGTCTCTCACTTCCGTCGTGCGCTGAGCGGGCCACAGCCCCAGGGCCCATCCCCCTTTGGACACATCCTTCAGAGCAATAGCCTGGATCTCCACAGCAGACGTCCCCAGGACGGGCTGCCACACACCAGGACTCTGGACAATCCCAGAGCCACGCATTCTGGGGCCTCGGTGCTCTacaggcccagcccagagccactgGAGTCTCCATCCCTGAATTACGGACTCGAGGATTGCTGCCCATGGAGCGGCCGAGCTCCCTCAGGAGGCAGCAGCATTAGCAGCCAAGCGAGCAAGGTGACGGGTCTATACGCCGAGCTGGTcaaggagctggagctgcagatGGCCGAGCTGCGGAATCTCCTCGCCTCTCGGGAAGAGGCCGCCATGTGGCAGGAGAGGAGGAtcaaggagctggagctggagaaccagcagctgaagagccagctgcgGAACCTAGAGGAGCAGAACGACCTCCTCTCCAGCAGGaacggggcaggggcagcggcagCCAGGACAGTGCTGCGGTCCGGAAACAGCTGTGTTG ACATCAACGAGAGCAACATCCAGTTCCTGAAGGGCCTGGTGGGGCTGCTGGAGAGCAACACGGCGTTGCAG GCCAATGGCCTCCAGCCATTCTCCTCTCCCAATATGGGGGAGCAGAGGTGCACCCCAGCTGAGGTCCCCAAAAGCCCCCCGGTCTGGAGGATGCGAGCTGGGGTCCCAAGCAGCTTCCCACCCTGGATCAGCACAGAGGACAGCTCGGGGAGCCCCGTCACGCTCAGTGATGCCACCTGCTTATGGGAGGAGAACGTACAAGATATGCTGCCCGATGGCACCCCAGTGTGGGCATCACCTGTGGAG GAGAATGGGAGGCCCAAGCTGGAGCTGATCCCCAACTCGGGGGTCTACATCACCCACAACCAGCTGGACGACCTCTCGCAGGTTTCCACCGACAAGCCCAAGCTGATGACCAGGCGCCTGCTGGATTACTTCTTCTCCCGGGAGACGCTCGCCAGATCTTCGGCCACCGGCCAGCGCATTGCCCACAACAACACGACCATGGAGAAACCCATCCGCCTGCCGGTCGCTGTG aGTACGTCACCAAAGTGTGCGGCAAGAGCTGCAACTTCAACGCCGTGA